Proteins from a genomic interval of Debaryomyces hansenii CBS767 chromosome E complete sequence:
- a CDS encoding DEHA2E19382p (weakly similar to uniprot|P43638 Saccharomyces cerevisiae YJL042W MHP1 Microtubule-associated protein involved in assembly and stabilization of microtubules) has translation MSSDNHQSSSRNHGIDLEAIRDILDQDSVDNLKEVKNTDVDWILRDSNIDRPLPTKPVNTSTGTDNGKRGNTNDDNYTPVSPVSPHLSANISNTNENNSNKTRPSMAPISEESPSTARTLPISQDSSSSNKRRESVPNISSSGGFFSKLKGKFGHKSHDEPTPSRSSMFKDNYSLGSRKSVSSGTEFDDSSTVSSKYNNNNSDNQSDDLRLSRSMSTPNYSNPASDPRLEEYIKFYQRKDSRKSSAASSNRASEPSTQRDGNRKLSIPEHPKYSPLPSALVNGNQNQSDVSSAEGNTSTGNKFSSFLRKRSSTNPPLPSVSMATEKNRRNSESLGSSSSIPVSIPSPLRSTDVLPEFSDLKPLKRVAFHSSTFLIDPPQQIPSRNPRRGNVEILPNGALKINPLTEEDKTAIEKSQVGQGGGIVVGGSGSLDTGRSANGEKTKDESNEYKEASGNNLGKDDDETKVDKHAKSLGIDKPMLSHHNRHSFHNYDVPVKKMALDVMYTRCCHLREILPIPAIMKQLTKGSLAPLPILQLRNPTPTMVEIQTFADFLRIAPIICVSLDGVSLSYEQFKILLSAMSAKTQLEKLSLRNTPIDSAGWSLLCWFLSRNTVLNKLDITQCPSLSVDLSKKKKKSSHSNDKKEEIVRMTCNKENRSDMDWALFTATIVARCGIEELILTGCCISDLDIFEKFVKMAVSIKTNRLGLAYNNLSVKQLKIVVDDWLFRPFVRGLDLGYNDFSSLQYLNVFLQKRNDKEFDGYICQCSLAFLSLNATNLRFSDAFKEVFETVVMRFPSLKYLDLSNNPKLFGSFNSSPSKEISNIEVPVKSLESSVTSASSEVSRSTTTQSSIAAYFTSKFPLFPKLIRLHVENNDLSTPALVTIAEVLPFCKNLAYFSLIGNKVDLTAASALTQGLKNSKTLITLDCDYGDIPDFIKDKIGLYSMRNMERLLYASSKKSQDSDNGQDDPNLSSLTGQLNNILSMKAESKLDLKSPEVQKFVYKATSIRQELKGAMNELLKLQVKNELNLDGKETFLRFLYIDSSIEKGLQLIDNSLVDLQDNEISSSFMIRNVSEDEKNTYMLKDDSDSYNNRLDLPKSQNIPISKSPLSLSRSSSKSNLTHLDRQEGSVLKLSKLHDFHNSEEPSASSDFFHKFDNLSGDEIRKIILDVDLADLDKIIQYLARLKEKGISLGNVFNSNDYTEPADNENEAHLVEEIMGKLKNLRTCQDCNEESSNSNEGIHVDYNTPRDTNPSSDNKLDNKTDGDEISQAYDQVLTNLAKLN, from the coding sequence ATGTCTTCAGACAATCATCAATCATCCAGTCGTAACCATGGAATTGATTTAGAGGCAATTAGAGATATATTGGATCAGGATAgtgttgataatttgaaggaAGTGAAAAATACTGATGTTGATTGGATATTAAGGGACTCAAATATAGACCGACCTTTACCAACCAAGCCTGTTAATACAAGCACGGGCACAGACAATGGGAAGAGAGGTAACACGAACGATGATAATTATACGCCTGTTTCGCCTGTATCTCCCCATTTGCTGGCAAATATATCCAATACGAATGAgaacaattcaaataagACCAGACCTTCCATGGCCCCAATTCTGGAAGAAAGCCCATCTACAGCACGTACATTGCCGATATCACAGGACTCAAGTAGTTCAAATAAAAGACGAGAAAGTGTCCCCAATATTAGTTCACTGGGAGGGTTTTTTTCGAAGTTGAAAGGGAAGTTTGGTCATAAATCTCACGATGAACCAACACCGTCACGCTCTCTGATGTTCAAAGATAATTATAGTTTAGGTTCGAGGAAATCTGTTTCAAGCGGTAcagaatttgatgattctTCGACAGtatcatcaaaatataataataataatagtgatAATCAATCTGATGACTTGCGATTAAGCAGATCTATGTCTACCCctaattattcaaatccaGCATCCGATCCAAGGTTAGAAGAATACATTAAATTCTACCAGAGGAAGGACCTGCGTAAAAGTTCTGCTGCTTCGTCCAATAGGGCATCTGAGCCTTCAACTCAAAGGGATGGAAATAGGAAACTTTCTATACCAGAACATCCTAAATATTCCCCTTTGCCTAGTGCCCTAGTGAAtggaaatcaaaatcaaagtGACGTTAGTCTGGCTGAAGGTAATACTTCTACAGGTAACAAGTTTTCGTCTTTTCTAAGGAAGCGTAGTAGTACCAATCCACCATTACCTTCAGTATCAATGGCTACCGAAAAGAACCGTAGAAACTCGGAATCATTAGGTTCTTCACTGTCGATTCCAGTATCAATACCATCACCGTTACGTTCAACTGATGTTTTGCCCGAATTTTCTGACTTGAAACCTCTTAAAAGGGTTGCATTTCATTCACTGAcatttttaattgatcCGCCACAACAAATACCGTCTAGAAATCCCAGACGAGGTAATGTAGAGATATTACCTAATGGTGCCTTAAAAATTAACCCTTTGactgaagaagataaaacagctattgaaaaatctcAAGTTGGTCAAGGTGGTGGTATTGTAGTGGGTGGTTCTGGATCGTTAGATACGGGGAGATCTGCAAATGGAGAAAAGACTAAAGACGAATCTAACGAATACAAAGAAGCTTCTGGTAATAACTTAGGCaaagatgatgacgaaACAAAAGTTGATAAACATGCAAAACTGTTAGGAATAGATAAACCCATGTTGAGCCATCATAATCGTCATAGCTTTCATAACTATGACGTCCCCGTCAAAAAGATGGCGCTTGATGTCATGTATACTAGATGTTGTCACCTTCGGGAGATTTTACCAATCCCAGCAATTATGAAGCAACTTACAAAAGGATCCTTAGCCCCTCTACCTATATTACAGCTTCGGAATCCAACTCCCACAATGGTGGAAATTCAAACATTTGCGGATTTTTTAAGGATTGCCCCGATCATATGCGTGTCGTTGGATGGAGTGAGCTTGTCGTATGAGCAgttcaaaattttattatctgCAATGAGTGCCAAAACACAATTGGAAAAGTTAAGTTTGCGTAATACCCCTATTGATTCTGCAGGTTGGTCTCTATTATGTTGGTTTCTTTCCAGAAACACAGTCTTGAATAAGCTAGACATCACCCAATGTCCATCTCTCTCAGTTGACttatcgaagaagaaaaagaaaagcCTGCATTCGAACgataaaaaagaagaaatcgtCAGAATGACTTGTAATAAGGAGAATAGATCAGATATGGATTGGGCTCTTTTTACTGCAACTATAGTAGCGAGATGtggtattgaagaattgatattgacgGGATGCTGTATATCTGACCTAGACATCTTTGAGAAGTTCGTTAAAATGGCTGTTCTGATAAAAACAAATAGATTAGGGTTAGCTTACAACAATTTATCGGTTAAACAGTTAAAGATAGTTGTTGATGATTGGTTATTTAGGCCCTTCGTAAGAGGTTTAGATCTAGGTTATAATGATTTCCTGTCCTTACAATATTTGAATGTATTCTTGCAAAAACGAAATGACAAAGAGTTTGATGGCTATATTTGTCAATGCTCACTAGCATTCCTTAGTCTAAATGCCACAAATTTAAGGTTTTCTGATGCTTTCaaagaagtatttgaaACTGTGGTGATGAGATTTCcatcattgaaatatttagaCTTATCCAATAATCCGAAACTTTTCGGATCTTTTAATTCCTCACCATCAAAAGagatatcaaatattgaagttCCTGTCAAGTCATTGGAAAGTAGTGTAACTAGCGCTTCTTCAGAAGTATCTAGGTCCACGACAACTCAGAGTTCTATCGCAGCTTATTTTACTTCTAAGTTTCCACTTTTTCCTAAATTAATTAGGCTTCATGTGGAGAACAATGATTTAAGCACCCCAGCATTGGTTACAATAGCAGAAGTTTTACCCTTCTGTAAGAATTTGGCATATTTTTCCCTCATTGGTAATAAAGTCGATTTGACTGCAGCATCGGCATTAACCCAAgggttgaaaaattctaaaaCGTTGATTACATTAGATTGTGATTATGGGGATATACCCGATTTTATCAAGGACAAGATTGGTTTATATAGTATGAGAAACATGGAAAGATTATTATATGCATCATCAAAGAAATCTCAGGATTCAGATAATGGCCAAGATGATCCTAACTTGAGCTCTTTAACAGGCCAATTGAATAACATATTATCTATGAAAGCGGAGCTGAAGTTAGACTTAAAATCACCCGAAGTCCAAAAATTCGTTTATAAAGCGACAAGTATCCGTCAAGAATTAAAAGGCGCTATGAACGAATTGCTTAAATTACAAGTTAAAAATGAACTCAATCTAGATGGTAAAGAGACATTTTTAAGATTCTTATATATTGATTCGTCGATTGAAAAAGGTTTGcaattgattgataattcattagtAGATCTTCAAGACAACGAAATAAGTTCTTCTTTCATGATTAGAAACGTTTCAGAGGATGAGAAGAATACTTATATGTTGAAGGACGACAGTGATTCATATAATAACCGCCTTGACTTACCTAAGTCTCAAAATATCCCAATTAGCAAATCTCCATTATCTCTTTCAAGATCATCATCCAAATCTAATTTAACGCATTTGGACAGGCAAGAGGGTTCAGTATTGAAGTTACTGAAACTCCATGATTTCCATAACTCAGAAGAGCCATCGGCATCATCTGATTTTTTCCACAAGTTTGATAATCTATCAGGTGATGAAATTCGAAAGATAATATTAGATGTTGATCTAGCTGACTTAGATAAGatcattcaatatttaGCTCgtttaaaagaaaaaggaaTTTCTTTAGGAAACGTATTTAATCTGAATGATTATACTGAGCCAGCTGATAATGAGAATGAAGCGCATCTAGTGGAAGAAATTATGGGCAAGTTGAAGAATCTCAGGACATGCCAAGATTGTAATGAAGAATCCTCTAATTCAAATGAAGGAATCCATGTTGATTATAACACACCAAGAGACACCAATCCTAGTTCTGATAACAAATTAGACAATAAGACTGATGGAGATGAGATTAGCCAGGCCTATGACCAAGTTTTAACGAATCTTGCAAAGTTGAATTGA
- a CDS encoding DEHA2E19360p (similar to uniprot|P36053 Saccharomyces cerevisiae YKL160W ELF1 Protein of unknown function), which produces MGKRKSSAKPQKKIKQKLDITFSCLFCNHEKSVICTLDKKNSLGELHCKICGQSFQTAIHSLSQPVDVYSDWIDACEDLAEEAEATGTVPEEDNGEYSDEEYGDSRKSRDPALESDEDDY; this is translated from the coding sequence ATGGGTAAAAGAAAATCTTCGGCCAAACCGcaaaagaagataaagCAAAAGTTAGATATAACGTTTTCGTGTTTGTTTTGCAATCATGAAAAGTCAGTCATTTGTACATtagataaaaaaaattcattagGTGAATTGCATTGCAAGATATGCGGTCAAAGTTTCCAAACAGCTATCCATTCATTGTCTCAACCAGTAGATGTATATTCCGATTGGATTGATGCTTGTGAAGATTTAGCAGAAGAAGCCGAAGCTACTGGTACTGTACCCGAAGAAGACAATGGAGAATATAGTGATGAAGAGTACGGCGATTCAAGAAAGAGCAGAGACCCAGCACTTGAATccgatgaagatgattatTAA